From one Cucurbita pepo subsp. pepo cultivar mu-cu-16 chromosome LG17, ASM280686v2, whole genome shotgun sequence genomic stretch:
- the LOC111779210 gene encoding eukaryotic translation initiation factor 4G-like isoform X1: protein MSFNQSRSDKNEGYTQYRKSGRSSNFNPQRGSSGTHSKPGGAGGSAPSPSIASNRSFKKTNNVQGGQSRGGIPTVNSADSSNAPNSRGVQNGAVAKPTEAPHTQRSTRDVPKPPTSQSSPMSSDGAAPTTPMRGTGDQFSFQFGSISPGFMNGMQLPVRTSSAPPNLDEQKRDQARHESFRTGPPMPIPSAPKPPVQRKDTGVGDQPNTGQQLPQKDAGSINQPNTGDAHIVQKAKRDVQASPNHSTNQTQKPTTPMSGIAMTMPYHPPQVPVPFGAPKQPMQSQGITPSSLHMSIPVPLQIGSSPQVQQPMFVPGLHPHPMQPQGIIHQGPGLGFAAQIGSQMPPQLSNLGINVSSQYPQQQGGKFGGPRKSAVRITDPKTHEELVFDNKQTNAYTDTSSSGPRPQYNLPSQTQPLPYAPSHAMNYYPNSYNPNPLYFGNPSSLPLPSGQAAPNPQPHRFNYPVSQGSQNPPYIDLHVKKPVGGPMHAISDPPNREHTRDTHSLQPPAPSGTVHVTIKMPADPIGGKGSDSLPSRLPTTEEVKSQKSSNASVDITQPSSQRAIDTALDSSLHDSKVVKEPLSMKSSPVVSKLSTEAPSVVLLDSQDSSTVQPSLTASSEEPELAGMHNEGRRENLSRSDSHKDHQKKTSKKGYSQAQHEISGQSSSALGLPGQLQDTTSHSIVSESVEAKSSTIPLAVEDKSESVNAVDAILASVAHSSPENYGLGNVKTSDLTSDDKQDNSKEKHPEPVLLKTEEQGQATSSELPVDLKNSENLSDHDAAKPMEVSEKTGRELFVSSTTVRHEVSTSEAAQRAADEPMSCHPGVDVSASMSSSSTVHENSQGDKLVVDSSGRDDNMSSNDIILKKGIRSDQPPESDLNTELTEGTNDGLVLDAVGTGGNSSHAVSGTKDKSVVDMSRSKSTTGKGKKKLRAILQMADAAGTTSDLYMAYKRPEEKKETVPHSESFERTESRSSSVDTEQESIEAVKEDANAQGKAEPEDWEDAADIATPKLESAHGDGAGTPVVDGGDRQGDMAKKYSRDFLLKFAEQFVDLPHNFEVAPDIESLMSSRANAFHHPDRDSYPSPGRVDRPPSGGSRLDRRGSNLVDDDRWNKLPGPFVSGQDPRMDLAYGATAGFRPGQGANFGVLRNPRGQGSVQYAGGILGGPMGPQGGLHRNNSDADRWQRANNFQKGLIPSPSTPLQTMHKAKKKYEIGKVSDEEEAKQRQLKAILNKLTPQNFEKLFEQVKEVNIDNGRTLTGVISQIFDKALMEPTFCEMYANFCFHLAGELPDLSEDNKKITFKRLLLNKCQEEFEKGEREQEEANKVEGEGEVKQSEEEREEKRIKARRRMLGNIRLIGELYKKKMLTERIMHECIKKLLGEYQNPDEEDVESLCKLMSTIGEMIDHPRAKDSMDSYFEIMTMLSNNMKLSSRVRFMLRDSIDLRKNKWQSRRKVEGPKKIEEVHRDAAQERQAQTGRFGRGPGINPSARRGGPSMDYGPRGSAVSSPSSQMGGFRGYPHQARGYGNQDSRQDERQAYEARTLSVTLPHKAGGDESITLGPQGGLARGMSIRGPQPSSASPAEKSSLPGELRNAPTSSNGYSSASERAASKEDLILRHMPERFAGPTSFDHGGGQDRYSNFGNKDLRHSGRNFDRSRPISPVTPPPTLTSNHPSEKVLSEDMLRKLSLTAIKEFYSARDEKEVALCIKDLNSPAFHPTMISLWVTDAFERTDLERDLLAKLVVNLSKSNDGTLNQIHLVKGFEAVLATLEDAVNDAPRAPEYLGRILGKVITESMVSLKEVGDLIYEGGEEPGALLQAGLAADVLGNILKAIRTEKGEGFLNDMRSNSKLRLETFRPPDPKKSRVLEEFI, encoded by the exons ATGTCCTTCAATCAATCAAGGTCCGATAAGAACGAAGGCTACACTCAGTATCGCAAATCCGGGCGATCCAGTAACTTTAATCCACAGAGAGGCTCTTCAGGCACTCACTCTAAGCCCGGCGGTGCCGGAGGCTCCGCGCCTTCTCCGTCGATCGCTTCTAATCGTAG TTTTAAGAAGACTAATAATGTTCAAGGAGGGCAATCTAGAGGAGGCATTCCTACTGTAAATTCTGCGGATTCGAGTAACGCTCCTAACTCGAGAGGAGTGCAAAATG GTGCAGTTGCTAAGCCTACCGAAGCGCCACATACCCAGAGAAGCACCAGAGATGTTCCTAAACCTCCAACTTCTCAATCTTCCCCCATGAGTTCTGATGGGGCTGCGCCCACGACCCCGATGAGGG GTACTGGAGATCAATTCTCTTTTCAGTTTGGCTCCATAAGTCCTGGATTCATGAATGGTATGCAG CTTCCAGTTAGGACTAGCTCAGCTCCTCCAAATTTAGATGAACAGAAACGTGACCAG GCACGCCATGAATCTTTTAGAACAGGTCCTCCAATGCCGATACCATCAGCTCCGAAGCCACCAGTACAAAGGAAGGATACTGGAGTTGGTGATCAACCTAATACTGGACAGCAGTTACCACAGAAGGATGCTGGTAGCATCAACCAACCTAATACTGGGGATGCTCATATAGTACAAAAGGCTAAAAGGGATGTGCAAGCATCACCAAATCATTCCACCAACCAAACTCAAAAGCCCACCACTCCGATGTCTGGAATCGCTATGACAATGCCTTACCACCCACCACAAGTACCTGTGCCATTTGGAGCTCCCAAACAACCGATGCAATCACAGGGCATTACCCCCAGTTCACTGCACATGTCCATTCCTGTGCCATTGCAGATTGGAAGCTCTCCTCAAGTTCAACAGCCAATGTTTGTTCCTGGTCTTCATCCCCATCCAATGCAGCCACAGGGGATAATTCATCAGGGACCGGGCTTAGGTTTTGCAGCTCAAATAGGTTCTCAGATGCCTCCTCAGTTAAGCAACTTAGGAATCAATGTAAGTTCGCAATACCCTCAACAGCAAGGAGGGAAATTTGGCGGCCCTCGTAAGTCCGCTGTTAGAATTACTGATCCAAAGACCCATGAAGAGTTAGTATTTGATAACAAGCAAACAAATGCATATACTGATACTAGTTCTTCAGGACCTAGGCCTCAATATAATCTTCCTTCTCAAACACAGCCTCTTCCATATGCACCAAGTCATGCAATGAACTATTATCCCAATTCTTACAATCCCAATCCTTTATATTTTGGAAACCCCAGTTCCCTTCCTTTACCTAGTGGTCAAGCTGCACCAAATCCTCAGCCACACAGGTTTAATTATCCAGTCAGCCAGGGCTCTCAAAATCCACCATACATAGATCTGCATGTTAAGAAGCCTGTTGGAGGCCCAATGCACGCTATTTCAGATCCACCTAATAGAGAGCATACTCGAGATACTCACAGCTTGCAACCTCCTGCTCCCTCAGGGACAGTTCATGTTACAATCAAAATGCCTGCCGATCCTATAGGTGGCAAGGGTTCTGACTCATTGCCAAGTAGATTACCTACAACTGAAGAAGTCAAATCACAAAAATCCTCAAACGCATCTGTTGATATAACCCAGCCTTCTTCTCAAAGGGCAATAGATACAGCCTTGGACAGTTCTCTACATGATTCAAAAGTTGTCAAAGAACCATTGTCGATGAAGTCTTCACCTGTAGTATCTAAACTGTCTACAGAAGCACCTTCTGTGGTTTTGCTCGACAGCCAAGATTCCAGCACTGTGCAACCTTCATTAACTGCTTCCTCCGAGGAGCCTGAGTTAGCTGGAATGCATAATGAAGGCAGGAGGGAAAATTTATCAAGGTCCGACTCACACAAGGATCATCAGAAGAAAACAAGCAAGAAAGGATACTCCCAAGCACAGCATGAG ATTAGTGGACAATCTTCCTCAGCATTGGGACTGCCTGGCCAATTGCAGGACACAACTTCTCACTCTATAGTTTCTGAATCAGTAGAAGCTAAATCTTCAACCATTCCATTAGCTGTGGAAGACAAGTCAGAATCAGTCAATGCGGTTGATGCCATTTTGGCTTCTGTAGCTCATTCTTCTCCTGAAAATTATGGTCTGGGGAATGTCAAGACCTCGGATCTCACTTCTGATGATAAGCAGgataattcaaaagaaaagcatCCAGAACCTGTGCTACTGAAAACAGAAGAACAAGGACAAGCAACTTCTTCTGAACTTCCTGTAGATCTTAAGAACTCCGAAAATCTTTCAGATCATGATGCTGCAAAACCTATGGAGGTTTCTGAGAAAACAGGAAGGGAATTGTTTGTGAGCTCAACTACTGTGAGACACGAGGTTTCAACCTCTGAAGCTGCCCAAAGAGCTGCAGATGAACCTATGAGTTGTCATCCAGGAGTTGATGTGTCTGCTTCCATGAGTTCTAGCTCAACTGTTCATGAAAATTCTCAAGGTGACAAGTTAGTTGTTGATTCTTCAGGTAGAGATGACAATATGAGTAGTAATgatattattctaaaaaaaggTATCAGATCAGATCAGCCACCTGAATCTGACCTAAACACGGAACTTACAGAAGGAACAAATGATGGGTTGGTGTTGGATGCTGTTGGTACTGGTGGTAATAGTTCACATGCCGTTTCAGGCACGAAGGATAAATCTGTTGTAGATATGAGCAGGAGTAAGAGTACCACcggaaaaggaaagaagaagctaAGGGCAATTCTCCAAATGGCGGATGCTGCAGGAACTACTTCTGACCTTTACATGGCATATAAGCGAcctgaagagaagaaagaaacagtaCCACATTCTGAGAGCTTTGAGAGGACAGAAAGTAGGTCTTCTAGTGTGGACACCGAGCAGGAATCGATTGAGGCTGTTAAAGAAGATGCTAATGCACAGGGTAAAGCTGAGCCTGAAGACTGGGAAGATGCTGCTGACATTGCTACACCTAAACTGGAATCAGCACATGGAGATGGTGCTGGTACACCGGTGGTTGATGGTGGAGACAGACAGGGAGATATGGCCAAGAAGTATTCTAGGGATTTCCTCCTCAAGTTTGCTGAGCAGTTTGTGGACCTTCCACATAACTTTGAAGTTGCGCCTGATATAGAGTCCTTGATGAGTTCTCGTGCCAATGCATTTCACCATCCTGATCGTGATTCATATCCGAGCCCAGGACGAGTAGATAGACCACCAAGTGGAGGATCACGATTGGATCGTCGCGGTAGCAATTTGGTTGATGATGACAGATGGAACAAATTGCCTGGCCCCTTTGTTTCAGGACAGGATCCTCGTATGGATCTAGCTTATGGAGCCACTGCGGGGTTTCGACCTGGtcaaggagccaattttggtgTTTTAAGAAACCCCCGAGGGCAAGGTTCTGTTCAGTATGCTGGAGGAATACTTGGTGGGCCTATGGGACCACAGGGAGGGTTGCATAGAAATAATTCTGATGCTGATCGGTGGCAACGAGCTAACAATTTTCAGAAGGGTTTAATTCCTTCACCGTCAACACCGTTGCAGACTATGCATAAAGCTAAGAAGAAGTATGAGATTGGTAAGGTatcagatgaagaagaagccaaGCAAAGGCAATTGAAGGCTATACTTAACAAGCTAACTCCCCAGAACTTCGAAAAGCTCTTTGAGCAAGTTAAAGAAGTAAACATTGATAATGGTAGAACGCTAACCGGAGTAATATCACAGATTTTTGACAAAGCTCTAATGGAGCCTACATTCTGTGAAATGTATGCCAACTTCTGTTTTCATCTTGCTGGAGAACTGCCTGATTTAAGTGAAGACAACaagaaaattacttttaagaGATTGTTACTCAACAAGTGTCAGGAGGAATTCGAGAAAGGTGAAAGAGAACAGGAAGAAGCCAACAAAGTTGAAGGTGAAGGTGAGGTGAAGCAGTCTGAAgaggaaagggaagaaaagcGAATTAAGGCACGTAGAAGAATGCTAGGCAACATTAGATTAATAGGGGAATTGTacaagaagaaaatgttgacTGAGAGGATTATGCATGAATGCATCAAGAAGTTACTCGGTGAATATCAGAATCCAGACGAGGAAGACGTTGAATCTTTGTGCAAATTGATGAGCACAATTGGAGAGATGATAGATCATCCCAGAGCAAAAGACAGTATGGATTCTTATTTTGAGATCATGACAATGTTATCGAACAACATGAAATTATCATCCAGGGTTCGATTCATGCTAAGAGATTCAATTGATCTGAGGAAGAACAAATGGCAGTCTAGGAGGAAAGTTGAAGGCCCAAAAAAGATCGAGGAAGTACACAGAGATGCTGCTCAGGAGCGGCAGGCTCAAACCGGTAGGTTCGGTCGTGGTCCAGGCATTAATCCTTCAGCAAGGAGAGGGGGCCCATCTATGGATTATGGTCCTAGGGGATCGGCTGTGTCATCCCCAAGTAGTCAGATGGGGGGTTTTCGTGGATATCCGCATCAAGCTCGTGGATATGGAAATCAGGATTCTCGTCAAGATGAAAGACAGGCTTATGAAGCTAGGACATTGTCTGTTACATTGCCTCATAAAGCGGGTGGCGATGAGTCTATTACTTTGGGTCCACAGGGTGGTCTGGCTCGAGGAATGTCCATTAGAGGACCGCAACCAAGTTCAGCCTCTCCTGCTGAGAAGTCATCTCTTCCTGGAGAACTGAGAAACGCGCCAACTTCTTCGAACGGGTATAGTTCTGCATCAGAGCGTGCAGCTTCCAAGGAGGATCTAATTTTGAGACATATGCCGGAGAGATTTGCTGGTCCTACGTCATTTGACCACGGAGGTGGTCAAGATcgttattcaaattttggaaataaGGATTTGAGACATTCAGGTCGGAATTTCGATAGATCTCGTCCGATTTCACCTGTCACACCGCCACCAACTTTGACTTCAAATCATCCTTCTGAAAAAGTATTGTCTGAAGATATGCTGCGGAAATTGTCACTGACGGCCATCAAGGAGTTCTACAG TGCCCGAGACGAGAAGGAAGTAGCTCTGTGCATCAAAGACTTGAATTCCCCAGCCTTCCACCCGACCATGATTAGTCTCTGGGTCACAGACGCTTTCGAGAGAACGGATTTAGAAAGGGATCTTTTGGCGAAACTTGTTGTTAACCTCTCCAAGTCGAACGATGGCACATTGAACCAGATTCATCTGGTCAAAGG GTTTGAAGCAGTTCTTGCGACTTTGGAGGATGCTGTAAACGACGCTCCCAGAGCTCCGGAGTATTTGGGTCGTATTCTCGGGAAAGTGATCACAGAAAGCATGGTTTCCTTGAAAGAAGTTGGAGATCTAATCTATGAAGGAGGAGAGGAACCAGGAGCCCTTCTTCAAGCAGGACTTGCAGCTGACGTTCTTGGGAACATCTTGAAGGCAATCAGAACAGAGAAAGGAGAAGGGTTCCTAAACGATATGCGCTCGAACTCGAAGTTGCGGTTGGAGACGTTTCGGCCACCGGATCCTAAGAAATCAAGAGTGTTAGAGGAATTTATTTAG
- the LOC111779210 gene encoding eukaryotic translation initiation factor 4G-like isoform X2, with protein sequence MSFNQSRSDKNEGYTQYRKSGRSSNFNPQRGSSGTHSKPGGAGGSAPSPSIASNRSFKKTNNVQGGQSRGGIPTVNSADSSNAPNSRGVQNVAKPTEAPHTQRSTRDVPKPPTSQSSPMSSDGAAPTTPMRGTGDQFSFQFGSISPGFMNGMQLPVRTSSAPPNLDEQKRDQARHESFRTGPPMPIPSAPKPPVQRKDTGVGDQPNTGQQLPQKDAGSINQPNTGDAHIVQKAKRDVQASPNHSTNQTQKPTTPMSGIAMTMPYHPPQVPVPFGAPKQPMQSQGITPSSLHMSIPVPLQIGSSPQVQQPMFVPGLHPHPMQPQGIIHQGPGLGFAAQIGSQMPPQLSNLGINVSSQYPQQQGGKFGGPRKSAVRITDPKTHEELVFDNKQTNAYTDTSSSGPRPQYNLPSQTQPLPYAPSHAMNYYPNSYNPNPLYFGNPSSLPLPSGQAAPNPQPHRFNYPVSQGSQNPPYIDLHVKKPVGGPMHAISDPPNREHTRDTHSLQPPAPSGTVHVTIKMPADPIGGKGSDSLPSRLPTTEEVKSQKSSNASVDITQPSSQRAIDTALDSSLHDSKVVKEPLSMKSSPVVSKLSTEAPSVVLLDSQDSSTVQPSLTASSEEPELAGMHNEGRRENLSRSDSHKDHQKKTSKKGYSQAQHEISGQSSSALGLPGQLQDTTSHSIVSESVEAKSSTIPLAVEDKSESVNAVDAILASVAHSSPENYGLGNVKTSDLTSDDKQDNSKEKHPEPVLLKTEEQGQATSSELPVDLKNSENLSDHDAAKPMEVSEKTGRELFVSSTTVRHEVSTSEAAQRAADEPMSCHPGVDVSASMSSSSTVHENSQGDKLVVDSSGRDDNMSSNDIILKKGIRSDQPPESDLNTELTEGTNDGLVLDAVGTGGNSSHAVSGTKDKSVVDMSRSKSTTGKGKKKLRAILQMADAAGTTSDLYMAYKRPEEKKETVPHSESFERTESRSSSVDTEQESIEAVKEDANAQGKAEPEDWEDAADIATPKLESAHGDGAGTPVVDGGDRQGDMAKKYSRDFLLKFAEQFVDLPHNFEVAPDIESLMSSRANAFHHPDRDSYPSPGRVDRPPSGGSRLDRRGSNLVDDDRWNKLPGPFVSGQDPRMDLAYGATAGFRPGQGANFGVLRNPRGQGSVQYAGGILGGPMGPQGGLHRNNSDADRWQRANNFQKGLIPSPSTPLQTMHKAKKKYEIGKVSDEEEAKQRQLKAILNKLTPQNFEKLFEQVKEVNIDNGRTLTGVISQIFDKALMEPTFCEMYANFCFHLAGELPDLSEDNKKITFKRLLLNKCQEEFEKGEREQEEANKVEGEGEVKQSEEEREEKRIKARRRMLGNIRLIGELYKKKMLTERIMHECIKKLLGEYQNPDEEDVESLCKLMSTIGEMIDHPRAKDSMDSYFEIMTMLSNNMKLSSRVRFMLRDSIDLRKNKWQSRRKVEGPKKIEEVHRDAAQERQAQTGRFGRGPGINPSARRGGPSMDYGPRGSAVSSPSSQMGGFRGYPHQARGYGNQDSRQDERQAYEARTLSVTLPHKAGGDESITLGPQGGLARGMSIRGPQPSSASPAEKSSLPGELRNAPTSSNGYSSASERAASKEDLILRHMPERFAGPTSFDHGGGQDRYSNFGNKDLRHSGRNFDRSRPISPVTPPPTLTSNHPSEKVLSEDMLRKLSLTAIKEFYSARDEKEVALCIKDLNSPAFHPTMISLWVTDAFERTDLERDLLAKLVVNLSKSNDGTLNQIHLVKGFEAVLATLEDAVNDAPRAPEYLGRILGKVITESMVSLKEVGDLIYEGGEEPGALLQAGLAADVLGNILKAIRTEKGEGFLNDMRSNSKLRLETFRPPDPKKSRVLEEFI encoded by the exons ATGTCCTTCAATCAATCAAGGTCCGATAAGAACGAAGGCTACACTCAGTATCGCAAATCCGGGCGATCCAGTAACTTTAATCCACAGAGAGGCTCTTCAGGCACTCACTCTAAGCCCGGCGGTGCCGGAGGCTCCGCGCCTTCTCCGTCGATCGCTTCTAATCGTAG TTTTAAGAAGACTAATAATGTTCAAGGAGGGCAATCTAGAGGAGGCATTCCTACTGTAAATTCTGCGGATTCGAGTAACGCTCCTAACTCGAGAGGAGTGCAAAATG TTGCTAAGCCTACCGAAGCGCCACATACCCAGAGAAGCACCAGAGATGTTCCTAAACCTCCAACTTCTCAATCTTCCCCCATGAGTTCTGATGGGGCTGCGCCCACGACCCCGATGAGGG GTACTGGAGATCAATTCTCTTTTCAGTTTGGCTCCATAAGTCCTGGATTCATGAATGGTATGCAG CTTCCAGTTAGGACTAGCTCAGCTCCTCCAAATTTAGATGAACAGAAACGTGACCAG GCACGCCATGAATCTTTTAGAACAGGTCCTCCAATGCCGATACCATCAGCTCCGAAGCCACCAGTACAAAGGAAGGATACTGGAGTTGGTGATCAACCTAATACTGGACAGCAGTTACCACAGAAGGATGCTGGTAGCATCAACCAACCTAATACTGGGGATGCTCATATAGTACAAAAGGCTAAAAGGGATGTGCAAGCATCACCAAATCATTCCACCAACCAAACTCAAAAGCCCACCACTCCGATGTCTGGAATCGCTATGACAATGCCTTACCACCCACCACAAGTACCTGTGCCATTTGGAGCTCCCAAACAACCGATGCAATCACAGGGCATTACCCCCAGTTCACTGCACATGTCCATTCCTGTGCCATTGCAGATTGGAAGCTCTCCTCAAGTTCAACAGCCAATGTTTGTTCCTGGTCTTCATCCCCATCCAATGCAGCCACAGGGGATAATTCATCAGGGACCGGGCTTAGGTTTTGCAGCTCAAATAGGTTCTCAGATGCCTCCTCAGTTAAGCAACTTAGGAATCAATGTAAGTTCGCAATACCCTCAACAGCAAGGAGGGAAATTTGGCGGCCCTCGTAAGTCCGCTGTTAGAATTACTGATCCAAAGACCCATGAAGAGTTAGTATTTGATAACAAGCAAACAAATGCATATACTGATACTAGTTCTTCAGGACCTAGGCCTCAATATAATCTTCCTTCTCAAACACAGCCTCTTCCATATGCACCAAGTCATGCAATGAACTATTATCCCAATTCTTACAATCCCAATCCTTTATATTTTGGAAACCCCAGTTCCCTTCCTTTACCTAGTGGTCAAGCTGCACCAAATCCTCAGCCACACAGGTTTAATTATCCAGTCAGCCAGGGCTCTCAAAATCCACCATACATAGATCTGCATGTTAAGAAGCCTGTTGGAGGCCCAATGCACGCTATTTCAGATCCACCTAATAGAGAGCATACTCGAGATACTCACAGCTTGCAACCTCCTGCTCCCTCAGGGACAGTTCATGTTACAATCAAAATGCCTGCCGATCCTATAGGTGGCAAGGGTTCTGACTCATTGCCAAGTAGATTACCTACAACTGAAGAAGTCAAATCACAAAAATCCTCAAACGCATCTGTTGATATAACCCAGCCTTCTTCTCAAAGGGCAATAGATACAGCCTTGGACAGTTCTCTACATGATTCAAAAGTTGTCAAAGAACCATTGTCGATGAAGTCTTCACCTGTAGTATCTAAACTGTCTACAGAAGCACCTTCTGTGGTTTTGCTCGACAGCCAAGATTCCAGCACTGTGCAACCTTCATTAACTGCTTCCTCCGAGGAGCCTGAGTTAGCTGGAATGCATAATGAAGGCAGGAGGGAAAATTTATCAAGGTCCGACTCACACAAGGATCATCAGAAGAAAACAAGCAAGAAAGGATACTCCCAAGCACAGCATGAG ATTAGTGGACAATCTTCCTCAGCATTGGGACTGCCTGGCCAATTGCAGGACACAACTTCTCACTCTATAGTTTCTGAATCAGTAGAAGCTAAATCTTCAACCATTCCATTAGCTGTGGAAGACAAGTCAGAATCAGTCAATGCGGTTGATGCCATTTTGGCTTCTGTAGCTCATTCTTCTCCTGAAAATTATGGTCTGGGGAATGTCAAGACCTCGGATCTCACTTCTGATGATAAGCAGgataattcaaaagaaaagcatCCAGAACCTGTGCTACTGAAAACAGAAGAACAAGGACAAGCAACTTCTTCTGAACTTCCTGTAGATCTTAAGAACTCCGAAAATCTTTCAGATCATGATGCTGCAAAACCTATGGAGGTTTCTGAGAAAACAGGAAGGGAATTGTTTGTGAGCTCAACTACTGTGAGACACGAGGTTTCAACCTCTGAAGCTGCCCAAAGAGCTGCAGATGAACCTATGAGTTGTCATCCAGGAGTTGATGTGTCTGCTTCCATGAGTTCTAGCTCAACTGTTCATGAAAATTCTCAAGGTGACAAGTTAGTTGTTGATTCTTCAGGTAGAGATGACAATATGAGTAGTAATgatattattctaaaaaaaggTATCAGATCAGATCAGCCACCTGAATCTGACCTAAACACGGAACTTACAGAAGGAACAAATGATGGGTTGGTGTTGGATGCTGTTGGTACTGGTGGTAATAGTTCACATGCCGTTTCAGGCACGAAGGATAAATCTGTTGTAGATATGAGCAGGAGTAAGAGTACCACcggaaaaggaaagaagaagctaAGGGCAATTCTCCAAATGGCGGATGCTGCAGGAACTACTTCTGACCTTTACATGGCATATAAGCGAcctgaagagaagaaagaaacagtaCCACATTCTGAGAGCTTTGAGAGGACAGAAAGTAGGTCTTCTAGTGTGGACACCGAGCAGGAATCGATTGAGGCTGTTAAAGAAGATGCTAATGCACAGGGTAAAGCTGAGCCTGAAGACTGGGAAGATGCTGCTGACATTGCTACACCTAAACTGGAATCAGCACATGGAGATGGTGCTGGTACACCGGTGGTTGATGGTGGAGACAGACAGGGAGATATGGCCAAGAAGTATTCTAGGGATTTCCTCCTCAAGTTTGCTGAGCAGTTTGTGGACCTTCCACATAACTTTGAAGTTGCGCCTGATATAGAGTCCTTGATGAGTTCTCGTGCCAATGCATTTCACCATCCTGATCGTGATTCATATCCGAGCCCAGGACGAGTAGATAGACCACCAAGTGGAGGATCACGATTGGATCGTCGCGGTAGCAATTTGGTTGATGATGACAGATGGAACAAATTGCCTGGCCCCTTTGTTTCAGGACAGGATCCTCGTATGGATCTAGCTTATGGAGCCACTGCGGGGTTTCGACCTGGtcaaggagccaattttggtgTTTTAAGAAACCCCCGAGGGCAAGGTTCTGTTCAGTATGCTGGAGGAATACTTGGTGGGCCTATGGGACCACAGGGAGGGTTGCATAGAAATAATTCTGATGCTGATCGGTGGCAACGAGCTAACAATTTTCAGAAGGGTTTAATTCCTTCACCGTCAACACCGTTGCAGACTATGCATAAAGCTAAGAAGAAGTATGAGATTGGTAAGGTatcagatgaagaagaagccaaGCAAAGGCAATTGAAGGCTATACTTAACAAGCTAACTCCCCAGAACTTCGAAAAGCTCTTTGAGCAAGTTAAAGAAGTAAACATTGATAATGGTAGAACGCTAACCGGAGTAATATCACAGATTTTTGACAAAGCTCTAATGGAGCCTACATTCTGTGAAATGTATGCCAACTTCTGTTTTCATCTTGCTGGAGAACTGCCTGATTTAAGTGAAGACAACaagaaaattacttttaagaGATTGTTACTCAACAAGTGTCAGGAGGAATTCGAGAAAGGTGAAAGAGAACAGGAAGAAGCCAACAAAGTTGAAGGTGAAGGTGAGGTGAAGCAGTCTGAAgaggaaagggaagaaaagcGAATTAAGGCACGTAGAAGAATGCTAGGCAACATTAGATTAATAGGGGAATTGTacaagaagaaaatgttgacTGAGAGGATTATGCATGAATGCATCAAGAAGTTACTCGGTGAATATCAGAATCCAGACGAGGAAGACGTTGAATCTTTGTGCAAATTGATGAGCACAATTGGAGAGATGATAGATCATCCCAGAGCAAAAGACAGTATGGATTCTTATTTTGAGATCATGACAATGTTATCGAACAACATGAAATTATCATCCAGGGTTCGATTCATGCTAAGAGATTCAATTGATCTGAGGAAGAACAAATGGCAGTCTAGGAGGAAAGTTGAAGGCCCAAAAAAGATCGAGGAAGTACACAGAGATGCTGCTCAGGAGCGGCAGGCTCAAACCGGTAGGTTCGGTCGTGGTCCAGGCATTAATCCTTCAGCAAGGAGAGGGGGCCCATCTATGGATTATGGTCCTAGGGGATCGGCTGTGTCATCCCCAAGTAGTCAGATGGGGGGTTTTCGTGGATATCCGCATCAAGCTCGTGGATATGGAAATCAGGATTCTCGTCAAGATGAAAGACAGGCTTATGAAGCTAGGACATTGTCTGTTACATTGCCTCATAAAGCGGGTGGCGATGAGTCTATTACTTTGGGTCCACAGGGTGGTCTGGCTCGAGGAATGTCCATTAGAGGACCGCAACCAAGTTCAGCCTCTCCTGCTGAGAAGTCATCTCTTCCTGGAGAACTGAGAAACGCGCCAACTTCTTCGAACGGGTATAGTTCTGCATCAGAGCGTGCAGCTTCCAAGGAGGATCTAATTTTGAGACATATGCCGGAGAGATTTGCTGGTCCTACGTCATTTGACCACGGAGGTGGTCAAGATcgttattcaaattttggaaataaGGATTTGAGACATTCAGGTCGGAATTTCGATAGATCTCGTCCGATTTCACCTGTCACACCGCCACCAACTTTGACTTCAAATCATCCTTCTGAAAAAGTATTGTCTGAAGATATGCTGCGGAAATTGTCACTGACGGCCATCAAGGAGTTCTACAG TGCCCGAGACGAGAAGGAAGTAGCTCTGTGCATCAAAGACTTGAATTCCCCAGCCTTCCACCCGACCATGATTAGTCTCTGGGTCACAGACGCTTTCGAGAGAACGGATTTAGAAAGGGATCTTTTGGCGAAACTTGTTGTTAACCTCTCCAAGTCGAACGATGGCACATTGAACCAGATTCATCTGGTCAAAGG GTTTGAAGCAGTTCTTGCGACTTTGGAGGATGCTGTAAACGACGCTCCCAGAGCTCCGGAGTATTTGGGTCGTATTCTCGGGAAAGTGATCACAGAAAGCATGGTTTCCTTGAAAGAAGTTGGAGATCTAATCTATGAAGGAGGAGAGGAACCAGGAGCCCTTCTTCAAGCAGGACTTGCAGCTGACGTTCTTGGGAACATCTTGAAGGCAATCAGAACAGAGAAAGGAGAAGGGTTCCTAAACGATATGCGCTCGAACTCGAAGTTGCGGTTGGAGACGTTTCGGCCACCGGATCCTAAGAAATCAAGAGTGTTAGAGGAATTTATTTAG